In Halichondria panicea chromosome 9, odHalPani1.1, whole genome shotgun sequence, a genomic segment contains:
- the LOC135340795 gene encoding short-chain collagen C4-like isoform X2, with amino-acid sequence MMKSGILLFVAFELFSSMQLLALAQVAVGGTPSVSVLRGRDGRDGPRGRDGRDGVQGVVGPRGSPGMNGPPGTSGAPGPKSGGVVYTRWGKITCRDGAILVYAGVMAGSHHIKNGGGTTRLCMPNDPDYTLPFISGVQSYSPLYNVEYQATVRNVNHDIPCAVCMVPTKDLVLMVPGKSSCPAGFTREYYGYLMSERVHVNHKRSTFECVDKDLESVHGSSHHQGHGLFGHVEAVCNALACPPYNNYKEINCAMCTM; translated from the exons ATGATGAAGTCCGGCATTCTATTATTCGTTGCCTTTGAACTCTTCAGCTCTATGCAGCTACTTGCATTGGCACAAG TGGCTGTTGGTGGGACTCCTAGCGTCAGTGTCCTTCGTGGTCGTGATGGCAGGGATGGGCCACGAGGAAGAGACGGACGTGATGGAGTGCAAGGAGTAGTGGGTCCAAGAGGATCCCCTGGAATGAATGGACCTCCTGGTACATCTGGAGCCCCTGGACCAaagagtgggggtgtggtctataCCAGGTGGGGGAAGATTACCTGCAGAGATGGAGCTATTCTAGTCTATGCTGGAGTAATGGCTGGAAGTCATCACATAAAAAATGGAGGTGGCACCACACGACTGTGTATGCCCAATGATCCCGACTACACACTCCCATTCATTAGTGGTGTGCAGAGCTACAGCCCACTCTACAATGTTGAATATCAAGCTACTGTTCGAAATGTTAACCACGACATTCCTTGCGCTGTGTGTATGGTGCCCACTAAAGACCTTGTGCTAATGGTACCCGGCAAGAGCTCTTGTCCAGCTGGATTCACGAGAGAGTACTATGGCTACCTCATGTCAGAGAGGGTACATGTTAATCATAAACGATCGACATTTGAATGTGTTGACAAAGATCTCGAGTCTGTGCATGGAAGTTCACATCACCAGGGACACGGTCTGTTTGGTCATGTTGAGGCTGTGTGTAATGCACTCGCTTGCCCTCCTTACAACAATTACAAAGAGATCAACTGTGCTATGTGCACAATGTAG
- the LOC135340798 gene encoding short-chain collagen C4-like: MVKSGLLLLFGVFGSLQLLAIAKESGSNVSVLCGRDGRDGPRGRDGRDGLQGPVGPRGSPGMNGPPGTSGAPGPKNGGVVYTRWGKHTCRDGANLVYAGVMAGSHYSVSGGGTTRLCMPNNPDYTLPFINGVQNYSPLYNIEYQDTVRNHGHDIPCAVCVVPTKNLVLMVPGKSSCPVGFTREYYGYLMSERVHAHHKRSTFECVDKDLESVHGSSNFQLHGLFGHVEAVCNALSCPPYNNYKEINCAMCTI, from the exons ATGGTGAAATCAGGCCTTCTGCTACTATTTGGAGTGTTTGGCTCTTTGCAGCTGCTAGCAATAGCAAAAG AGTCTGGATCCAACGTCAGTGTCCTCTGTGGTCGTGATGGCAGGGATGGGCCACGAGGAAGAGATGGGCGTGATGGACTCCAAGGACCAGTGGGTCCAAGAGGATCCCCCGGAATGAATGGACCTCCTGGTACATCCGGAGCCCCTGGACCAAAAAATGGGGGTGTAGTCTACACCAGGTGGGGGAAGCATACCTGCAGAGATGGAGCCAATCTAGTCTATGCTGGAGTAATGGCTGGGAGTCACTACAGTGTTAGTGGTGGTGGCACTACTCGACTGTGCATGCCCAATAATCCCGACTACACCCTCCCATTTATTAATGGTGTGCAGAACTACAGCCCGCTCTACAATATCGAATACCAGGACACTGTTCGAAACCATGGCCACGACATTccttgtgctgtgtgtgtggtgcccACTAAAAACCTTGTTCTAATGGTACCCGGCAAGAGCTCTTGTCCAGTTGGATTCACGAGAGAGTACTACGGCTACCTCATGTCGGAGAGGGTGCATGCTCATCATAAACGATCTACATTCGAATGCGTTGATAAAGATCTCGAGTCTGTACATGGAAGTTCTAACTTTCAGTTACACGGTCTGTTTGGTCATGTTGAGGCTGTGTGTAATGCACTATCTTGCCCTCCTTACAACAACTACAAAGAGATCAACTGTGCTATGTGCACAATATAA
- the LOC135340794 gene encoding short-chain collagen C4-like isoform X2, translating to MMKSGILLFVAFELFSSMQLLALAQVAVGGTPSVSVLRGRDGRDGPRGRDGRDGVQGVVGPRGSPGMNGPPGTSGAPGPKSGGVVYTRWGKITCRDGAILVYAGVMAGSHHIKNGGGTTRLCMPNDPDYTLPFISGVQSYSPLYNVEYQATVRNVNHDIPCAVCMVPTKDLVLMVPGKSSCPAGFTREYYGYLMSERVHVNHKRSTFECVDKDLESVHGSSHHQGHGLFGHVEAVCNALACPPYNNYKEINCAMCTM from the exons ATGATGAAGTCCGGCATTCTATTATTCGTTGCCTTTGAACTCTTCAGCTCTATGCAGCTACTTGCACTGGCACAAG TGGCTGTTGGTGGGACTCCTAGCGTCAGTGTCCTTCGTGGTCGTGATGGCAGGGATGGGCCACGAGGAAGAGACGGACGTGATGGAGTGCAAGGAGTAGTGGGTCCAAGAGGATCCCCTGGAATGAATGGACCTCCTGGTACATCTGGAGCCCCTGGACCAaagagtgggggtgtggtctataCCAGGTGGGGGAAGATTACCTGCAGAGATGGAGCTATTCTAGTCTATGCTGGAGTAATGGCTGGAAGTCATCACATAAAAAATGGAGGTGGCACCACACGACTGTGTATGCCCAATGATCCCGACTACACACTCCCATTCATTAGTGGTGTGCAGAGCTACAGCCCACTCTACAATGTTGAATATCAAGCTACTGTTCGAAATGTTAACCACGACATTCCTTGCGCTGTGTGTATGGTGCCCACTAAAGACCTTGTGCTAATGGTACCCGGCAAGAGCTCTTGTCCAGCTGGATTCACGAGAGAGTACTATGGCTACCTCATGTCAGAGAGGGTACATGTTAATCATAAACGATCGACATTTGAATGTGTTGACAAAGATCTCGAGTCTGTGCATGGAAGTTCACATCACCAGGGACACGGTCTGTTTGGTCATGTTGAGGCTGTGTGTAATGCACTCGCTTGCCCTCCTTACAACAATTACAAAGAGATCAACTGTGCTATGTGCACAATGTAG
- the LOC135340795 gene encoding short-chain collagen C4-like isoform X1, translated as MMKSGILLFVAFELFSSMQLLALAQESGSVAVGGTPSVSVLRGRDGRDGPRGRDGRDGVQGVVGPRGSPGMNGPPGTSGAPGPKSGGVVYTRWGKITCRDGAILVYAGVMAGSHHIKNGGGTTRLCMPNDPDYTLPFISGVQSYSPLYNVEYQATVRNVNHDIPCAVCMVPTKDLVLMVPGKSSCPAGFTREYYGYLMSERVHVNHKRSTFECVDKDLESVHGSSHHQGHGLFGHVEAVCNALACPPYNNYKEINCAMCTM; from the exons ATGATGAAGTCCGGCATTCTATTATTCGTTGCCTTTGAACTCTTCAGCTCTATGCAGCTACTTGCATTGGCACAAG AGTCTGGATCAGTGGCTGTTGGTGGGACTCCTAGCGTCAGTGTCCTTCGTGGTCGTGATGGCAGGGATGGGCCACGAGGAAGAGACGGACGTGATGGAGTGCAAGGAGTAGTGGGTCCAAGAGGATCCCCTGGAATGAATGGACCTCCTGGTACATCTGGAGCCCCTGGACCAaagagtgggggtgtggtctataCCAGGTGGGGGAAGATTACCTGCAGAGATGGAGCTATTCTAGTCTATGCTGGAGTAATGGCTGGAAGTCATCACATAAAAAATGGAGGTGGCACCACACGACTGTGTATGCCCAATGATCCCGACTACACACTCCCATTCATTAGTGGTGTGCAGAGCTACAGCCCACTCTACAATGTTGAATATCAAGCTACTGTTCGAAATGTTAACCACGACATTCCTTGCGCTGTGTGTATGGTGCCCACTAAAGACCTTGTGCTAATGGTACCCGGCAAGAGCTCTTGTCCAGCTGGATTCACGAGAGAGTACTATGGCTACCTCATGTCAGAGAGGGTACATGTTAATCATAAACGATCGACATTTGAATGTGTTGACAAAGATCTCGAGTCTGTGCATGGAAGTTCACATCACCAGGGACACGGTCTGTTTGGTCATGTTGAGGCTGTGTGTAATGCACTCGCTTGCCCTCCTTACAACAATTACAAAGAGATCAACTGTGCTATGTGCACAATGTAG
- the LOC135340794 gene encoding short-chain collagen C4-like isoform X1, which yields MMKSGILLFVAFELFSSMQLLALAQESGSVAVGGTPSVSVLRGRDGRDGPRGRDGRDGVQGVVGPRGSPGMNGPPGTSGAPGPKSGGVVYTRWGKITCRDGAILVYAGVMAGSHHIKNGGGTTRLCMPNDPDYTLPFISGVQSYSPLYNVEYQATVRNVNHDIPCAVCMVPTKDLVLMVPGKSSCPAGFTREYYGYLMSERVHVNHKRSTFECVDKDLESVHGSSHHQGHGLFGHVEAVCNALACPPYNNYKEINCAMCTM from the exons ATGATGAAGTCCGGCATTCTATTATTCGTTGCCTTTGAACTCTTCAGCTCTATGCAGCTACTTGCACTGGCACAAG AGTCTGGATCAGTGGCTGTTGGTGGGACTCCTAGCGTCAGTGTCCTTCGTGGTCGTGATGGCAGGGATGGGCCACGAGGAAGAGACGGACGTGATGGAGTGCAAGGAGTAGTGGGTCCAAGAGGATCCCCTGGAATGAATGGACCTCCTGGTACATCTGGAGCCCCTGGACCAaagagtgggggtgtggtctataCCAGGTGGGGGAAGATTACCTGCAGAGATGGAGCTATTCTAGTCTATGCTGGAGTAATGGCTGGAAGTCATCACATAAAAAATGGAGGTGGCACCACACGACTGTGTATGCCCAATGATCCCGACTACACACTCCCATTCATTAGTGGTGTGCAGAGCTACAGCCCACTCTACAATGTTGAATATCAAGCTACTGTTCGAAATGTTAACCACGACATTCCTTGCGCTGTGTGTATGGTGCCCACTAAAGACCTTGTGCTAATGGTACCCGGCAAGAGCTCTTGTCCAGCTGGATTCACGAGAGAGTACTATGGCTACCTCATGTCAGAGAGGGTACATGTTAATCATAAACGATCGACATTTGAATGTGTTGACAAAGATCTCGAGTCTGTGCATGGAAGTTCACATCACCAGGGACACGGTCTGTTTGGTCATGTTGAGGCTGTGTGTAATGCACTCGCTTGCCCTCCTTACAACAATTACAAAGAGATCAACTGTGCTATGTGCACAATGTAG
- the LOC135340793 gene encoding short-chain collagen C4-like: MMKSGLFLFVTFGVFSSMQLLALGQESGSMVVGGTPSVSVLRGRDGRDGPRGRDGRDGVQGTVGLRGSPGMNGPPGTTGAPGPKSGGVVYTRWGKTTCRVGANLVYAGVMAGSHHRAVGGGTTRLCMPNNPDYILPFINGVQSYSPLYNVEYQDTVRNHGHDIPCAVCVVPTKDLVLMVPGKSSCPAGFTREYYGYLMSEKVLEEAHKRSTFECVDKDLESVHGSSHAQYPGLFGHVEAVCNALACPPYNNYKEINCAMCTM, translated from the exons ATGATGAAGTCTGGCCTTTTCTTATTTGTTACCTTTGGAGTTTTCAGCTCTATGCAGCTACTTGCACTGGGACAAG AGTCTGGATCAATGGTTGTTGGTGGGACTCCTAGCGTCAGTGTCCTCCGTGGACGTGATGGCAGGGATGGGCCACGAGGAAGAGACGGACGTGATGGAGTGCAAGGAACAGTGGGCCTAAGAGGATCCCCCGGAATGAATGGACCTCCTGGTACAACTGGAGCCCCTGGACCAaagagtgggggtgtggtctacaCTAGGTGGGGGAAGACTACCTGCAGAGTTGGAGCCAATCTAGTGTATGCTGGAGTAATGGCTGGGAGTCATCACCGAGCTGTTGGTGGTGGCACCACTCGATTGTGCATGCCCAATAATCCCGACTACATCCTCCCATTCATTAATGGTGTGCAGAGCTACAGCCCACTCTACAATGTTGAATATCAGGACACTGTGCGAAACCATGGCCACGACATTccttgtgctgtgtgtgtggtacccACTAAAGACCTTGTGCTAATGGTACCCGGCAAGAGCTCTTGTCCAGCTGGATTCACGAGAGAGTACTATGGCTACCTCATGTCGGAGAAGGTGCTTGAAGAGGCTCATAAGCGATCTACATTTGAATGCGTTGACAAAGATCTCGAGTCTGTACATGGAAGTTCCCATGCACAGTATCCTGGTCTGTTTGGTCATGTTGAGGCTGTGTGTAATGCACTCGCTTGCCCTCCCTACAACAATTACAAAGAGATCAACTGTGCTATGTGCACAATGTAG
- the LOC135340797 gene encoding short-chain collagen C4-like has translation MVKSGVLLLFGVFGSLQLLVIAQESGSNVSVLRGRDGRDGPRGRDGRDGVQGPVGPRGSPGMNGPPGTLGAPGPKSGGVVYTRWGKHTCRDGANLVYAGVMAGSRYLTSGGGTTRLCMPNDPDYILPFISGVQSYSSLYNVEYQDTMRNHGHDIPCAVCVVPTKDLVLMVPGKSSCPAGFTREYYGYLMSERVHIAHKRSTFECVDKDLESVHGSFKYQAHGLFGPVEAVCNALACPPYNNYKEINCAMCTM, from the exons ATGGTGAAATCAGGCGTTCTGCTACTATTTGGTGTGTTCGGTTCTTTGCAGCTGCTAGTAATAGCACAAG AGTCTGGATCCAATGTCAGTGTCCTCCGTGGTCGTGACGGCAGGGATGGGCCACGAGGAAGAGACGGACGTGATGGAGTGCAAGGACCAGTGGGCCCAAGAGGATCCCCCGGAATGAATGGACCTCCTGGTACACTCGGAGCCCCTGGTCCAaagagtgggggtgtggtctacaCCAGGTGGGGGAAGCATACCTGCAGAGATGGAGCCAATCTAGTCTATGCTGGAGTAATGGCTGGGAGCCGCTACCTTACAAGTGGTGGTGGGACCACACGACTGTGTATGCCCAATGATCCCGACTACATCCTCCCATTCATTAGTGGTGTGCAGAGCTACAGCTCACTCTACAATGTTGAGTATCAAGACACCATGCGAAACCATGGCCACGACATTccttgtgctgtgtgtgtggtgcccACTAAAGACCTTGTGCTAATGGTACCCGGCAAGAGCTCTTGTCCAGCTGGATTCACGAGAGAGTACTATGGCTACCTCATGTCGGAGAGGGTGCATATTGCTCATAAACGATCTACATTCGAATGTGTTGATAAAGATCTCGAGTCTGTACATGGAAGTTTTAAGTATCAGGCACATGGTCTGTTTGGTCCTGTTGAGGCTGTGTGTAATGCACTTGCTTGCCCTCCTTACAACAACTACAAAGAGATCAACTGTGCTATGTGCACAATGTAG
- the LOC135340799 gene encoding short-chain collagen C4-like: MVKSYFLLLFGVIGSLQLLAIAQESGSNVSVLRGRDGRDGPRGRDGRDGVQGAVGPRGSPGMNGPPGTSGAPGPKSGGVVYTRWGKHTCRDGANLVYAGVMAGSRYSVSGGGTTRLCMPNNPDYTLPFIKGVQNYSPLYNVEYQNTVRNHAHDIPCVLCVVPTKDLVLMVPGKSSCPAGFMREYYGYLMSERVHTSHKRSTFECVDKALESVPGSSHAQAHGWFGHVEAVCNALACPPYNNYKEINCAMCTM, translated from the exons ATGGTGAAATCATACTTTCTGCTACTATTTGGTGTGATCGGCTCTTTGCAGCTGCTAGCAATAGCACAAG AGTCTGGATCCAATGTCAGTGTCCTCCGTGGTCGTGATGGCAGGGATGGGCCACGAGGAAGAGACGGACGTGATGGAGTTCAAGGAGCAGTGGGCCCAAGAGGATCCCCCGGAATGAATGGACCTCCTGGTACATCTGGAGCCCCTGGTCCAaagagtgggggtgtggtctacaCCAGGTGGGGGAAGCATACCTGCAGAGATGGAGCCAATCTAGTCTATGCTGGAGTAATGGCTGGGAGTCGCTACAGTGTTAGTGGTGGTGGCACTACTCGATTGTGTATGCCCAACAATCCCGACTACACCCTCCCATTCATTAAAGGTGTGCAGAACTACAGCCCACTCTACAATGTCGAATATCAAAATACTGTTCGAAACCATGCCCACGACATTccttgtgttttgtgtgtggtgcCCACTAAAGACCTTGTGCTAATGGTACCCGGCAAGAGCTCTTGTCCAGCTGGATTCATGAGAGAGTACTATGGCTACCTCATGTCGGAGAGAGTACATACCAGTCATAAGCGATCTACATTCGAATGCGTTGACAAAGCTCTCGAGTCTGTGCCTGGAAGTTCACACGCGCAGGCACATGGTTGGTTTGGTCATGTTGAGGCTGTGTGTAATGCACTCGCTTGCCCTCCCTACAACAACTACAAAGAGATCAACTGTGCTATGTGCACAATGTAG
- the LOC135340800 gene encoding short-chain collagen C4-like, whose product MVKSYFLLLFGVFGSLQLLAIAQESGSNVSVLRGRDGRDGPRGRDGRDGVQGPVGPRGSPGMNGPPGTLGAPGAKSGGVVYTRWGKTTCRDGANLVYAGVMAGSHHLNSGGGTTRLCMPNNPDYTLPFISGVQNYSPLYNVEYQNTIRNHAHDIPCAVCVVPTKDLVLMVPGKSSCPAGFTREYYGYLMSERVHGNHKRSTFECVDKALESVHGSSHGQGHGFFGHVEAVCNALPCPPYNNYKEINCAMCTM is encoded by the exons ATGGTGAAATCATACTTTCTGCTACTATTTGGTGTGTTCGGCTCTTTGCAGCTGCTAGCAATAGCACAAG AGTCTGGATCCAATGTCAGTGTCCTCCGTGGTCGTGATGGCAGGGATGGACCACGAGGAAGAGACGGACGTGATGGAGTGCAAGGACCAGTGGGTCCAAGAGGATCCCCCGGAATGAATGGACCTCCTGGTACACTCGGAGCCCCTGGAGCAaagagtgggggtgtggtctacaCCAGGTGGGGGAAGACTACCTGCAGAGATGGAGCCAATCTAGTCTATGCTGGAGTAATGGCTGGGAGTCACCACCTAAATAGTGGTGGTGGCACTACTCGGCTGTGCATGCCCAATAATCCCGACTACACCCTCCCATTCATTAGTGGTGTGCAGAACTACAGCCCACTCTACAATGTTGAATATCAAAATACCATAAGAAACCATGCCCACGACATTCCTTGTGCTGTGTGCGTGGTGCCCACTAAAGACCTTGTGCTAATGGTACCTGGCAAGAGCTCTTGTCCAGCTGGATTCACAAGAGAGTACTATGGCTACCTCATGTCGGAGAGGGTACATGGTAATCATAAACGATCTACATTCGAATGCGTTGACAAAGCTCTCGAGTCTGTACATGGAAGTTCACACGGACAGGGACACGGTTTTTTTGGTCATGTTGAGGCTGTGTGTAATGCACTACCTTGCCCTCCTTACAACAACTACAAGGAAATCAACTGTGCTATGTGCACAATGTAG
- the LOC135340792 gene encoding short-chain collagen C4-like: MMKSGLLLFVTFGVFSSVQLLALGQESGSVPVGGTPSVSVLRGRDGRDGPRGRDGRDGVQGPVGPRGSPGMNGPPGTSGAPGPKSGGVVYTRWGKHTCRDGANLVYAGVMAGSVNNQAGGGTTRLCMPNDPDYTLPFISGVQSYSPLFPVEYQSTIRNHGHDIPCAVCVVPTKDLVLMVPGKSSCPAGFTREYYGYLMSERVHPGHKRSTFECVDKDLESVHGSSSQEYATHGLFGHVEAVCNALACPPYNNYKEINCAMCTM, translated from the exons ATGATGAAGTCTGGCCTTCTCTTATTTGTTACCTTTGGAGTCTTCAGCTCTGTGCAGCTACTAGCACTGGGACAAG AGTCTGGATCAGTACCTGTTGGTGGGACTCCTAGTGTCAGTGTCCTCCGTGGTCGTGATGGCAGGGATGGTCCACGAGGAAGAGACGGACGTGATGGAGTACAAGGACCAGTGGGCCCAAGAGGATCCCCCGGAATGAATGGACCTCCTGGTACATCTGGAGCCCCTGGACCAaagagtgggggtgtggtctacaCCAGGTGGGGGAAGCATACCTGCAGAGATGGAGCCAATCTAGTCTATGCTGGAGTAATGGCTGGGAGTGTCAATAATCAGGCTGGTGGTGGCACTACTCGACTGTGCATGCCCAATGATCCTGACTACACCCTCCCATTCATTAGTGGTGTGCAGAGCTACAGCCCACTTTTTCCTGTTGAATATCAAAGTACCATAAGAAACCATGGTCATGACATTccttgtgctgtgtgtgtggtgcccACTAAAGACCTTGTGCTAATGGTACCCGGCAAAAGCTCTTGTCCAGCTGGATTCACGAGAGAGTACTATGGCTACCTCATGTCGGAGAGGGTGCACCCTGGTCATAAGCGATCTACATTCGAATGTGTTGATAAAGATCTCGAGTCTGTACATGGAAGCTCAAGTCAAGAATACGCTACTCACGGTCTGTTTGGTCATGTTGAGGCTGTGTGTAATGCACTCGCTTGCCCTCCTTACAACAACTACAAAGAGATCAACTGTGCTATGTGCACAATGTAG